In Paenibacillus sp. FSL R7-0345, a single window of DNA contains:
- the prli42 gene encoding stressosome-associated protein Prli42 yields the protein MNRQKWFRIVIYIMLIAMVASTLLMVVEPFLAG from the coding sequence ATGAATCGTCAAAAATGGTTCCGCATTGTCATTTATATCATGCTGATCGCAATGGTCGCCTCAACCCTGCTGATGGTAGTTGAGCCTTTCCTGGCCGGTTAA